The Sulfolobus sp. A20 genomic interval GCAGAAGTTACTGAAACTGAAGTAGTTGTTGTCGTCGTGGTAGTAGGCGGAGTCGTAACTAATTCTAACGTCAAGAAACTAGAGGTGATTGATTTATCGAATAATGTCTCACCTAACTTGCCTTGCCATACAGCAAATGCAACGTAGTATGTATTTCCTATAGATATATTTGGCATAAATGGTTCATAATCAGAAGGAACTGTAAGAGGTCTGGCGAACTCAACTATCCATGACCCGTTTTCATACTTTGCCCCAGTCCATATAAAGAATAATGACCCATTCAATCCCTCAGATTTTATTGGAGTATACCATATTCCGGCTGTGTCCACCTCATACATGTTAGTATTATTTGAATATAATGGAACAGCGAAACCGTGATCATTAGGATCAACATAGGGTAAACCAGTTAATGACTCGTTTTGCCAAATGTTTGCTTTAAATGCGGGGTCATAAGTAGAATTATTCCAAGTAGCACCGGATACCCACATCCATATATTCGCTGATCCCCCAGCTTGGGCTAAAGATCCTCCAGCATCCTTAAACGTTACTCCATCAAAATTTTGCCCGGGGTATTTTCCACCTATGTTCATGCCATCTTTAGTTGGTGTACCACTTCCTAAATACCACATTATTGCAGCCCTATCTGGATAATACCACGTTGAGTTGGTGTAGTAACCATAAAACATGCCATCACTATATAATAAGTCCTCCATCGGTCTCAATGAGTGCCATAGTAATATCGTTCCATTAGATAGTACGGTTATTTGAGTATTGTTTGGAGCTGGTAAAACTATTCCAGAGTAATTGAAAACTATCCTGCCCATTTCTTCTTTCCCATTTATTATTGAAACGTAATTGGTATAGTTCTTCTCTAAAGTGTACGTAGTTCCGGGGGTGAGCTCAATTATTCTAAATAACCCTGGACCAGAAGCATTAGGATATATACCAGCAGCAGCCGTTGACCAAACGTTAAATGCTGGCTCTGGTGCTTGCCATTGTTCGAGTATAAATATCCATGACCCATTCCAAGCAGCCTTAACTAAAAGATAGTGTGTTAATCCTGAAGTAGGAGCCATTGGTATATTAGCTGTTAAAGATATATTGATCCAAGGTATTTGTGCCCAATAGCTAGCACTGCCCGGGTTAGAGAGATCAGCGGAACCTACTACCTTATATACTGGTATTTGAGGAGAAGTCTGAGCTAATGAAACGTTTTCTATTGTGAAGATTACTGAAAGGAGGAAAATCATCAGTAATACTCCTATCGTTATCTTCGATTTAATTTTAACACTCATTCCTTTTCACATTAACTTTTTTCGTCTAAGGGTGTATTAAGCATAAAACGTTGGACTGATTATTTTAATAAGGTCGTGAGGACAATAGAAAGTATTTTGCTTAATAAAACTATTTTAATGGAATTTTTAGAAGGTTAGTTAGTGAACAATCGATTTTAATACCACGTTTTCATTATCTTTAATTGATGAAGGCTTTAGTATTTGATAAGAACGGTATTGAGAACTTAAGGTATACTGAATATAAAGATCCAGAAGTGAAAAGCCATGATGTTTTAATAAAAGTCGAAATGGCTGGAGTTAATCCAGTTGATTATTACACTGTGAATAGCCTTAAGGTAAATCCCTTACCTCATATTCCCGGAGTAGAGTTCAGTGGGGAAGTTGCAAAAGTAGGAGATCACGTAAAGAGTGTGAAAGTAGGGGATAAGGTAACAATCTATGGAAGAATATTTGATGGAACTTGTGATATGTGCATGGCTGGATATGAGACTGTGTGCAGGAATGGTGGAAGGATAGGAGTTGACGCTAACGGCGGTTTCGCAGAATATGTAGCAGTAGAGGAAAAGTATGTGTTTAAGTTACCAGATGAGTATTCGTGGGAAATGGGATCTAGTTTGACAGTAGCTTCTTTGACAGCATATCACGCTTTAAAAGAGGCTAACCTAAGACCGTCCGAAACAGTAATTGTATTTGGAGCTTCTGGGAACACTGGAATGTTCATAGTGCAATTAGCGAAGAAATTTGGGGCTAAGGTAATAGCCGTGAGCAGAAAATCATGGCTTAAGGATTTTGGGGCAGATCTAGTAGTTAGTTATGACGAGGTGGAAGAGAAGGTTAAGGATTTCACAAAGGGCAAGATGGGTGATGTGGTGATTAATTCATTAGGCTCTCAATTTTGGGATAAGAGTTTCTCAGTTGTTGGCTTAAAGGGAAGGATAGTTACTTTTGGTACCTTACTGGGTGCTGAAGTTAAGGTAAACTTAAGCCAACTATACTCTAAACACATAAGTATACTAGGAGTTAATAGGGGTAATAGAAAGGACTTCGTAGAGTTATTAGATTTATGCAGGGATTGTAAAGTAAAGACTTGGAAAATTTATAACTTAGAGAACGGTGTTGAAGCCTTAAAGGGATTGTTTGATGAAAAGAGGGATGGTAGAATATTTATTTCAATGCATTAATAATTTTTTAGCCTCATCGTATATGCTTTTAACACTTGGTATTACCGCATTTTCTAACGGTTCTGAGAAAGGTATTGGAACATCTGGCACTGCTAACCTCGAAATCGGTACTTTCAACTCCCTTAGCGTCTTACTTTGAATTCTGAAAGCTATCTCTCCGGTCATACCGTAACTCATATAATCCTCATCAACTATCAAGACTCTCCCAGTCTTCTTAGCTGATTTGATAATAGTTTCTTCATCTAATGGAACTAGAGTCCTTAAGTCTATCACCTCAGCCGAAATTCCATCTTTCTCCAACATTTCAGCAGCCTTCAAGCTCCTATGAACCATTAGTGCTGTTCCTATTATCGTTATGTCACTTCCCTCCTTTCTGACTTTAGCCTTACCGAAATCTATTTCATAAGGCTCATCTGGAACTTCCTCTTCAATGCCTTCAAAAGGTAAGAAAGGCAAGCCAGTTAGCAATTTATGACCGAATATAAATACTGGATTTTGATCTCTTAAAGCCTTGATCGTCAATCCTTTAGCATCATAAGGTGTTGATGGAATTACTACTTTAAAACCTGGCAAGTGTGCAAATATGCTATAAAGTACTTGTGAGTGCTGTGAGGAATCTCCGTAGCCTCCTCCAATTGCAGTTATTACGGTAATTGGCATAGGAAATTGTCCACCACTCATGTAGTAATTCTTAGCCATGTGATTGAACATCTGATCAAAACCAGCACCTAAGAAATCAACAAACATTAGGGATATTACGGGGTGTAAGCCTACTGAGGCTGCACCTACACCCATACCCATGAATGTTTGTTCAGTAATAGGCGTGTCAATAATTCTTTTCCTACCAAATTTATCAAATAATCCCATCGTAAAACCGAACACTGCCCCCCAGTACGTTACGTCCTCGCCTAGAACTACTATTTTATCATTCCTCTCCATCTCTTGTCTTATTCCCTCGCTTATAGCTTGAGCAATTCCTCTTATCCTCATGCGAAAACACCTCTTAAAGCTTCTTCTGGGCTAGGATACGGACTTTTCATCGCGAAATCTATAGCTTCTTGTACCTCCCTTCTAGCCTCTTCCCTTAATTTAGCTAAAATTTCTGAATCAGCGAAGTTAAGCCTTAATAATCTGTTCTCTAACCTCCTTATAGGATCTACTTGGGACCAAAACTCAACTTCATCCTTAGTTCTGTATTCCTCTCCATCTCCCTCAAAGTGTCCGACGTATCTATACGTTATAGCTTCAATCAGTGTTGGTCCAAATCCTTTCCTTCCCCTCTCAACAGCTTTCTTTGTTGTAATGTAAACGTCTATCACATCCATACCATCAACGAGGTAAGATGGAACGTTATATGCTAATCCCTTTTGATAGTGGAAAGTGGTTGACATTACAAATGATTTAGGGGTTGAATCAGCGTATTTATTATCCTCTATAACAATTATTAAAGGCAATTCCCAAGCACTGGCTATATTTAAGGTTTCTGAAAAGGTTCCATGGTTGGAAGCTCCTTCTCCGGCAAATGCAAAAGCTACATTATCCTTACCTAAATATTTGAAGGCAAAAGCAGCTCCAGCAGCTTGAGGAAATGAAGCACCTACAATCCCACTACAAGCGAAGTTTTTCTCTTTGTCAAATAGATGCATATGTCCTCCTTTTCCCTTACATAATCCATTTGACTTTCCAAAGATTTCTGAGGCTAATTTCTTTAGATCTACACCTTTAGCTATAGCGTGATGATGAGGTCTATGCGTACTTACCACTACATCGTCTAATCTAACGTTATATAAAGAGCCTACAGCTACTGCCTCTTGTCCGATTGATAGGTGCATCTCACCTCTTATAATTCCTGATGCCATGTTAAATGGGTTTTTCCCCTCATGGTATACTTTCCTAATCCCCTCTTCAAAATACCTTATTGTGACCATTTTCTTGTACATGTTTAGTAAATCATTTGGCTTTAAACCTGAGCTATCTATTATAAAATTTAAATCTTTTATCGTTGGTTCAGGTTTTATGATCATGAACATTATTATATTTTTCCTACTTAATAACCTTTCGTAGATAAGTCAATTAAATATCAAAAACTTATCTTTACCTAAAAATTTTGTAGGAAGAACTCATTCATAAATCACTTTTATTCTTCTCGTCATTGGAATGTCTTCTGCGATCTTCTCGTATGTTAGGGTATTTCCTATATTTATCTCATAAAGAGAAGTAGTCGAATATACGATCTTATTATCGTTTACTCTAGATATTGCTGTAGTTCCGAAAGTAGGCCTAGGTAATACAATTTCCAAAGTCCTTGACTCTAGACTATCATTAAATAGAAGTAATGGATGATCACTCATCTTTTGAGCTAATAATGTATTTCCTAGATCCTCGATCCCATGGAAATACCCTCTAGTTAATAGTCTAAAGTCACTCATATCCTCAGTTACATAAAAACCATTGGCAGTAGCTAAGAACAGTTTATTCCATTTAGGCAACAAATTATGTGAGTCAGCGAAGAAGTTAATTGGTTTAAGCGAGGAAAGTTCGTCTCCAACCAATAAGTTTCCCTCCTCTACCGTAGCAACGAACTTTCCCTTATAGATGGCTATATCCGTAATGTGAGCGTATTCTGAGTGTGGAAAACTCCAACCAAGCTTTTTTCCCTCTTCAGATAAATCGAGTATTTTCTTCTTCAAATCATCTAAAGTGTAAATTTTGGGTCCCTCAACTAAGGCAAAGAGTTTACCATTATATTCGTATAATCTCCAGCAACTATCATCCAACAATTTTTTACCGTTTAGAGTAACTCCGCTATCAGCAGAACACACATATAGATCTTTTCCTCTTAGCAAAAAATCGTAGACTTCCTCACCATCACAACAAACTCTCTCAACTTTTCCCTTTACTTCATATAATCCATTTTTAGTGCCAACTAAATACATAATAAGAAACTTAGCTTTAAAGGTTAAAAAATATAACAATCAATATTAAAGATTAGTTATCGAGTTAATAAAATGGTTAAGCTTAGAATTTATGATAGAAAGAGCGGTAAACCATGTCATTTATGGTGGGGAGGAGATCAGAAGCTAATATAAATTCTTTCTCGGAATCCTCAGAATTCTTCCAGAAAAAATTTTGCGAGGAAAATTAGTAAAAGCCATTATTATAGAGGGGAAATTACAAGCCCTAAAAGACATCAATCAGATAAGATTAATAAAAAAATATTTAAGTTGGGGCGTGAAATATGTTTATGATGTTATATGAAATATATAACAATTAAGGTTGACTTTTCCTCTAATGTGCCCATTTATAAGCAAATAGCTAACTCTATAATTGAACTAATAGCTAAAGGTGAGTTGAAACCCGGAGATAAATTACCTTCTATCAGAGAATTAGCTACAATGTTAGGTATTAACATGCTTACCGTAGATAAGGCTTACAAATACCTAGTTGATGAGGGGTTTTTAACAGTATACAAGAAGAGGTTCATCGTTAGGACTGACATCAAAGACGAGTACTGGAAGAATATGTTGAAGGTTGTAATTTATAGGGCAATAGCCTCGAAGGTCAGTAAGGAGGAAATATTAAAGGAAATCGAGGACATAGTCTCGTCTTTAAGGTGATGATCACGGTCAGTAGTATAGAACTTATCCTTCCAACATTCCTTACGATAA includes:
- a CDS encoding thiamine pyrophosphate-dependent dehydrogenase E1 component subunit alpha → MIIKPEPTIKDLNFIIDSSGLKPNDLLNMYKKMVTIRYFEEGIRKVYHEGKNPFNMASGIIRGEMHLSIGQEAVAVGSLYNVRLDDVVVSTHRPHHHAIAKGVDLKKLASEIFGKSNGLCKGKGGHMHLFDKEKNFACSGIVGASFPQAAGAAFAFKYLGKDNVAFAFAGEGASNHGTFSETLNIASAWELPLIIVIEDNKYADSTPKSFVMSTTFHYQKGLAYNVPSYLVDGMDVIDVYITTKKAVERGRKGFGPTLIEAITYRYVGHFEGDGEEYRTKDEVEFWSQVDPIRRLENRLLRLNFADSEILAKLREEARREVQEAIDFAMKSPYPSPEEALRGVFA
- a CDS encoding GntR family transcriptional regulator, yielding MKYITIKVDFSSNVPIYKQIANSIIELIAKGELKPGDKLPSIRELATMLGINMLTVDKAYKYLVDEGFLTVYKKRFIVRTDIKDEYWKNMLKVVIYRAIASKVSKEEILKEIEDIVSSLR
- a CDS encoding alpha-ketoacid dehydrogenase subunit beta, producing MRIRGIAQAISEGIRQEMERNDKIVVLGEDVTYWGAVFGFTMGLFDKFGRKRIIDTPITEQTFMGMGVGAASVGLHPVISLMFVDFLGAGFDQMFNHMAKNYYMSGGQFPMPITVITAIGGGYGDSSQHSQVLYSIFAHLPGFKVVIPSTPYDAKGLTIKALRDQNPVFIFGHKLLTGLPFLPFEGIEEEVPDEPYEIDFGKAKVRKEGSDITIIGTALMVHRSLKAAEMLEKDGISAEVIDLRTLVPLDEETIIKSAKKTGRVLIVDEDYMSYGMTGEIAFRIQSKTLRELKVPISRLAVPDVPIPFSEPLENAVIPSVKSIYDEAKKLLMH
- a CDS encoding alcohol dehydrogenase catalytic domain-containing protein produces the protein MKALVFDKNGIENLRYTEYKDPEVKSHDVLIKVEMAGVNPVDYYTVNSLKVNPLPHIPGVEFSGEVAKVGDHVKSVKVGDKVTIYGRIFDGTCDMCMAGYETVCRNGGRIGVDANGGFAEYVAVEEKYVFKLPDEYSWEMGSSLTVASLTAYHALKEANLRPSETVIVFGASGNTGMFIVQLAKKFGAKVIAVSRKSWLKDFGADLVVSYDEVEEKVKDFTKGKMGDVVINSLGSQFWDKSFSVVGLKGRIVTFGTLLGAEVKVNLSQLYSKHISILGVNRGNRKDFVELLDLCRDCKVKTWKIYNLENGVEALKGLFDEKRDGRIFISMH
- the cbsA gene encoding cytochrome b558/566 subunit A; protein product: MSVKIKSKITIGVLLMIFLLSVIFTIENVSLAQTSPQIPVYKVVGSADLSNPGSASYWAQIPWINISLTANIPMAPTSGLTHYLLVKAAWNGSWIFILEQWQAPEPAFNVWSTAAAGIYPNASGPGLFRIIELTPGTTYTLEKNYTNYVSIINGKEEMGRIVFNYSGIVLPAPNNTQITVLSNGTILLWHSLRPMEDLLYSDGMFYGYYTNSTWYYPDRAAIMWYLGSGTPTKDGMNIGGKYPGQNFDGVTFKDAGGSLAQAGGSANIWMWVSGATWNNSTYDPAFKANIWQNESLTGLPYVDPNDHGFAVPLYSNNTNMYEVDTAGIWYTPIKSEGLNGSLFFIWTGAKYENGSWIVEFARPLTVPSDYEPFMPNISIGNTYYVAFAVWQGKLGETLFDKSITSSFLTLELVTTPPTTTTTTTTSVSVTSAVPPATLYVTIVGVVIALVALVILYVVFRR